One Vibrio neonatus genomic window carries:
- a CDS encoding NAD-dependent malic enzyme: protein MNNDKRPLYIPHAGPALLSTPLLNKGSAFTAAERSYFNLDGLLPENTETIAEQVERAYQQYQQFDNDMDRHIYLRNIQDTNETLFYRLVQNHITEMMPIIYTPTVGAACEKFSNIYRRGRGLFISYSNRERIDDLLNNASTHNVKVIVVTDGERILGLGDQGIGGMGIPIGKLSLYTACGGISPAYTLPIVLDVGTNNPQRLADPMYMGWRHPRITGAEYDEFVEEFIQAVQRRWPDALIQFEDFAQKNAMPLLKRYKNRICCFNDDIQGTAAVTVGSLMAACHAAGSKLSEQRVTFVGAGSAGCGIAEAIVAQMKLEGLDEDKARERVYMVDRWGLLQDGMHNLLDFQKPLAQKASHLSQWQAEGPDYSLLDVVVNAKPTVLIGVSGAPGVFSQQVIEAMHKHCPRPIVFPLSNPTSRVEAVPKDILEWTQGQALVATGSPFEPVIVNGQRIEIAQCNNSYIFPGIGLGVLAVSASRITDEMLMESSRALSECSPLAITGSGALLPPLEEIHSVSKKIAFIVAKQAIKQGVALEITDQAIKESIDNHFWQPVYRRYKRTAF, encoded by the coding sequence ATGAATAACGATAAAAGACCTCTGTATATTCCACACGCAGGACCTGCATTATTAAGTACGCCTTTACTCAACAAAGGCAGCGCATTTACTGCGGCTGAACGCTCTTACTTTAATCTCGACGGCTTGTTGCCTGAGAATACTGAAACCATTGCTGAACAAGTCGAACGTGCTTATCAGCAATATCAGCAGTTTGATAACGATATGGATCGCCATATTTACCTGCGTAATATTCAAGATACTAACGAAACGCTCTTTTATCGCTTAGTGCAAAACCACATTACTGAGATGATGCCAATCATCTACACGCCAACGGTTGGTGCGGCTTGTGAAAAGTTCTCTAACATTTACCGTCGCGGACGTGGTCTGTTTATCTCTTACTCAAACAGAGAACGTATTGACGATCTGCTTAACAACGCTTCAACGCACAATGTAAAAGTCATTGTTGTTACTGATGGCGAACGTATCTTAGGTCTGGGAGACCAAGGTATCGGCGGTATGGGCATTCCTATTGGTAAGCTCTCTTTATACACAGCATGTGGCGGTATCAGCCCTGCTTATACCTTACCGATAGTGTTAGATGTTGGCACCAACAACCCACAACGTCTTGCTGATCCTATGTATATGGGATGGCGTCATCCTCGTATTACTGGCGCAGAATACGACGAGTTTGTTGAAGAATTTATCCAAGCAGTGCAACGTCGCTGGCCGGATGCGCTGATTCAGTTTGAAGACTTTGCGCAGAAAAACGCCATGCCACTGCTTAAACGCTACAAAAATCGCATCTGCTGTTTTAACGATGATATTCAAGGTACCGCAGCGGTAACTGTCGGCTCTTTGATGGCGGCATGTCACGCTGCCGGCAGTAAGCTTTCAGAGCAGCGCGTCACTTTTGTTGGCGCAGGATCCGCTGGTTGCGGCATTGCTGAGGCAATAGTGGCACAAATGAAGCTTGAAGGGCTTGATGAAGACAAAGCGCGAGAGCGCGTCTATATGGTCGACCGTTGGGGCCTATTGCAAGATGGTATGCACAACCTATTAGACTTCCAAAAACCTTTGGCGCAAAAAGCCTCACACTTAAGCCAATGGCAAGCTGAAGGCCCTGATTACTCACTATTGGATGTGGTTGTAAATGCTAAGCCAACTGTATTAATTGGCGTATCAGGAGCGCCAGGGGTATTCAGTCAGCAAGTGATTGAAGCGATGCATAAGCATTGCCCTCGCCCAATTGTATTCCCATTATCGAATCCAACCAGTCGCGTAGAAGCGGTGCCAAAAGATATTTTGGAATGGACACAAGGCCAAGCACTTGTCGCAACCGGTAGCCCTTTTGAACCTGTGATAGTGAATGGGCAACGCATAGAGATAGCGCAGTGTAACAACAGCTATATTTTCCCTGGGATCGGGCTTGGCGTATTGGCAGTATCAGCATCACGCATTACCGATGAAATGTTAATGGAGTCCAGCCGCGCATTATCCGAATGTTCACCACTGGCGATTACAGGCAGTGGCGCACTATTACCACCGCTTGAAGAGATCCATTCCGTATCGAAGAAAATCGCCTTTATCGTTGCAAAACAGGCCATAAAACAAGGCGTAGCGTTAGAAATTACCGATCAAGCCATTAAAGAATCCATCGACAACCATTTCTGGCAACCTGTGTATCGCCGCTACAAACGTACCGCGTTCTAG
- a CDS encoding DUF3465 domain-containing protein, with amino-acid sequence MRQFFAAVVAVLCLFSIGAHANNLKLRQAYQDHQSNLQIQGSGTVIRLLADDNVGSRHQKFILRVDSKQTLLVAHNIDLAPRIPNLRVGDRVHFYGEYEWNKKGGVMHWTHHDPSNRHPDGWLKHKGKKYQ; translated from the coding sequence ATGAGACAGTTTTTTGCCGCAGTTGTCGCGGTTTTATGTTTATTTTCCATTGGCGCTCACGCCAATAACCTTAAACTGAGACAAGCCTATCAAGATCATCAAAGCAATCTTCAAATTCAAGGTTCAGGAACTGTCATTCGCTTATTAGCCGACGATAATGTGGGCAGCCGACATCAAAAATTCATCCTGAGAGTGGACAGTAAACAGACTTTGCTTGTTGCTCACAATATTGATTTGGCGCCAAGAATCCCGAATTTACGGGTAGGCGATCGAGTTCATTTTTACGGCGAGTATGAATGGAATAAAAAAGGTGGCGTAATGCATTGGACGCATCACGATCCTAGTAATCGACACCCAGATGGCTGGTTAAAGCATAAAGGTAAGAAGTACCAGTAA
- a CDS encoding zinc-binding alcohol dehydrogenase family protein, translating to MKAIGYQVNLPIDAEESLQDIELDKPSVAGRDILVKIQAVSVNPVDTKIRANVAPKSGYKVIGWDAVGVVDEVGEKVSLFKVGDLVWYAGDLNRSGTNAEYQLVDERIVSKAPTSVSVAQAAALPLTSLTAWEMLFDRIQVDSSANKTLLIIGAAGGVGSIMVQLAKKLTKLKVIATASRPESVQWLQSLGADQVIDHNASMSEQLGMKDCIDYVVSLNNTEQHMPEVVTLIKPQGKFGLIDDPMTFDIRALKAKSISLHWEFMYTRSMFETGDMQTQHHILANVAKMIDDKQITTTLGEHFGTINAQNLKRAHALLESQQARGKIVLEGF from the coding sequence ATGAAAGCGATTGGGTATCAAGTAAATTTACCTATAGATGCAGAGGAGTCTTTACAAGACATTGAGCTAGATAAACCTTCTGTAGCTGGGCGCGATATCTTAGTAAAAATACAAGCGGTATCAGTGAACCCTGTAGACACCAAAATTCGCGCCAATGTTGCGCCAAAGTCAGGTTATAAAGTCATTGGCTGGGACGCCGTTGGCGTCGTGGATGAGGTGGGTGAGAAGGTCTCTTTATTTAAAGTGGGCGACTTGGTGTGGTACGCCGGCGATTTAAATCGCTCTGGCACCAATGCCGAATATCAGCTGGTGGATGAGCGCATTGTCAGCAAAGCGCCGACTTCGGTAAGTGTGGCGCAAGCGGCGGCTTTACCCCTGACCAGTTTGACTGCGTGGGAGATGCTATTTGATCGCATACAAGTGGATAGCAGTGCCAATAAAACCTTATTGATTATCGGTGCGGCGGGCGGCGTAGGTTCGATTATGGTACAGCTGGCTAAAAAGCTCACCAAGCTTAAAGTCATTGCCACCGCATCACGTCCTGAATCTGTGCAGTGGTTGCAGTCACTCGGCGCCGATCAAGTTATCGATCACAACGCATCGATGAGTGAACAATTAGGCATGAAAGATTGCATTGATTATGTGGTGAGTTTGAACAATACCGAGCAACACATGCCAGAGGTGGTGACGCTAATTAAACCGCAAGGCAAATTTGGTTTAATTGATGATCCTATGACCTTTGATATTCGCGCTTTAAAAGCCAAAAGTATCTCACTGCATTGGGAGTTTATGTACACCCGCTCGATGTTTGAAACCGGCGATATGCAGACTCAGCATCATATCTTAGCCAATGTGGCGAAAATGATAGACGACAAGCAGATCACCACCACGCTCGGTGAGCATTTTGGCACTATCAATGCGCAGAACTTAAAGCGCGCTCATGCACTTTTAGAATCGCAACAAGCGCGAGGTAAGATAGTGTTAGAAGGCTTCTAA
- the dhiA gene encoding type II toxin-antitoxin system antitoxin DhiA, with amino-acid sequence MLKIIDVDWENGFELELEFSDGFKGKADLTEIFQSAAFAHVESFTEFSLEGSHLDWGNAEISANKLRQLAQNNGDYLPAKQRTISANDMEAVIKQAAWDSITLNRPDILQAAIRGYIEEYGVQKVQAKTNLKSRPSIYKALSPRTSPKFDTLVQLAHGAFAVKADTEAQR; translated from the coding sequence ATGCTAAAGATCATTGATGTTGATTGGGAAAACGGCTTTGAACTGGAGCTAGAGTTTAGCGATGGCTTTAAAGGCAAAGCAGATCTTACTGAAATCTTCCAATCTGCAGCATTTGCTCACGTCGAGTCTTTCACTGAATTTTCCTTGGAAGGTTCACACCTTGACTGGGGTAATGCTGAAATATCCGCAAACAAGTTACGACAGCTTGCGCAAAATAATGGTGATTACCTACCCGCAAAACAGCGAACGATTTCAGCCAACGACATGGAAGCGGTCATCAAGCAAGCCGCTTGGGATTCAATCACCCTAAATCGCCCAGACATATTACAAGCGGCTATTCGAGGTTATATCGAAGAATATGGGGTGCAAAAAGTTCAAGCCAAAACCAACCTTAAAAGCAGACCGAGTATCTATAAGGCTCTAAGCCCAAGAACCTCGCCAAAATTTGATACCTTAGTCCAATTGGCTCATGGCGCATTCGCTGTAAAAGCCGACACGGAAGCACAACGATAA
- a CDS encoding LysR family transcriptional regulator, translating to MKSLHDIRVFLETAKLGSLSAAARSLDQTPAAISRTIQRLEAELGVPLFIRSTRKLRLSSQGELFLPRCQQAMLIFAQGIDELTETDKELSGNISLSMPSDTGRAVIMPLIDEFLALHPKVTVHAHLSDDYTDLYEQNVDVALRIGEPEDSNMVAITLYKENYRILCASPDYLASHSPIHHPDDLQDHNCLCFTLNYKLHNRWHFIHSDNQQQCIVNVTGNRKTSDGQMVRQWAVNGHGVAYKSRLDVLDDLQNGRLVPLAQQWRGEHAPLYMIFTDRSQYSSLVKELKSFLQQRLAEICDV from the coding sequence ATGAAATCGTTACATGATATTCGGGTTTTTTTAGAAACCGCCAAACTGGGTAGCCTTTCTGCTGCCGCGCGAAGTTTAGACCAAACTCCAGCGGCAATCAGTCGCACCATTCAAAGGCTAGAGGCTGAATTAGGCGTCCCCTTATTTATCCGCTCTACTCGCAAGCTTAGACTATCTTCGCAAGGAGAGTTATTTCTTCCACGTTGTCAGCAAGCTATGTTGATTTTCGCACAAGGCATTGATGAGCTGACTGAGACCGATAAAGAGCTATCTGGCAACATATCCCTATCCATGCCATCGGATACTGGGCGGGCGGTGATCATGCCGTTAATTGATGAGTTTCTTGCCCTGCATCCCAAAGTGACTGTGCATGCACACTTATCAGATGATTACACCGACCTGTATGAGCAAAACGTGGATGTGGCACTGCGCATTGGTGAGCCAGAAGATTCGAATATGGTGGCGATTACTTTATACAAAGAGAACTACCGCATTTTGTGCGCTTCTCCGGATTACCTTGCTAGCCATAGTCCCATTCATCATCCTGACGATCTGCAAGATCATAACTGCTTATGCTTTACTCTAAATTATAAACTGCACAATCGCTGGCATTTTATTCACAGTGATAATCAGCAGCAGTGCATTGTGAATGTGACCGGCAATCGAAAAACCAGTGATGGGCAGATGGTGCGCCAATGGGCAGTCAATGGGCATGGCGTAGCGTATAAATCGCGCTTAGATGTGCTGGATGATTTGCAAAACGGTCGATTAGTGCCACTAGCGCAGCAGTGGCGCGGAGAGCACGCCCCGTTATACATGATATTCACCGACCGCAGTCAATACAGCAGCTTAGTGAAAGAACTAAAGAGCTTTTTGCAACAAAGACTTGCTGAAATATGTGACGTATAA
- the trxB gene encoding thioredoxin-disulfide reductase → MSNVKHCKLLILGSGPAGYTAAIYAARANLNPVIVTGMQQGGQLTTTTEVENWPGDASDLTGPALMERMQAHAEKFETEIIFDHINTVDLSQKPYRLIGDSQEFTCDALIIATGASAKYIGLESEEAFKGRGVSACATCDGFFYRNQEVAVVGGGNTAVEEALYLSNIAAKVHLVHRRDSFRAEKILIKRLMDKVESGNIVLHTDRTLDEVLGDDMGVTGVRLKDTKSDTTEDIAVMGAFIAIGHQPNTGIFKGQLEMNHDYIVINSGLAGNATQTSVAGVFAAGDVMDSHYRQAITSAGTGCMAALDAERYLDEIDS, encoded by the coding sequence ATGAGCAATGTTAAACACTGCAAACTTCTTATCTTGGGCTCTGGTCCTGCAGGATACACAGCGGCAATTTATGCCGCTCGCGCCAATCTTAATCCGGTGATCGTGACAGGTATGCAGCAAGGCGGACAGTTAACCACCACCACAGAAGTAGAAAACTGGCCCGGTGATGCAAGTGATTTAACAGGCCCAGCATTGATGGAGCGCATGCAAGCGCACGCCGAAAAATTTGAAACTGAAATCATTTTCGACCACATCAATACGGTAGATCTTAGCCAAAAGCCGTATCGCCTGATTGGTGATAGCCAAGAATTTACTTGTGACGCCTTAATTATTGCAACCGGTGCTTCGGCGAAATACATCGGCCTTGAATCAGAAGAAGCCTTTAAAGGCCGCGGTGTATCAGCCTGCGCCACGTGTGATGGTTTCTTCTATCGCAATCAAGAAGTTGCGGTTGTTGGCGGTGGTAATACCGCAGTCGAAGAAGCGCTTTATTTATCTAACATTGCAGCTAAAGTACATCTTGTGCATCGCCGTGATTCATTCCGCGCGGAAAAGATTTTGATTAAGCGCCTAATGGACAAAGTGGAATCAGGCAACATTGTTCTGCACACTGATCGCACCTTAGATGAAGTGCTGGGTGACGATATGGGTGTAACAGGTGTGCGCCTTAAAGATACTAAATCAGACACAACCGAAGATATCGCAGTAATGGGCGCATTTATCGCCATTGGTCATCAGCCAAATACCGGTATTTTTAAAGGGCAACTAGAGATGAACCACGACTACATTGTGATCAACTCTGGCCTTGCAGGTAATGCTACTCAAACGAGTGTTGCCGGTGTCTTTGCCGCAGGTGATGTAATGGACAGTCACTACCGTCAAGCCATTACTTCTGCTGGTACAGGTTGTATGGCGGCACTTGATGCTGAACGCTATCTTGATGAAATTGATAGTTAA
- a CDS encoding SanA/YdcF family protein — translation MSYQAKGHIYKQVKSTPERDIALILGTSKYIGRTRNPYYTYRIDAAIELYKQNKVRGFLLSGDNAHRSYNEPWTMKRDLLAAGIPEQQIFLDYAGFRTLDSVVRAKQIFNLDDFIIVTQTFHCDRALFIANYYDVDAVCLGVPSPMPSSWFNVRFREVFARTKAMLDLYIINTQPKFLGPQQPILEMLPTYDYGPIMPRFVPKDNDSDDNEGN, via the coding sequence ATGAGCTATCAGGCTAAAGGCCACATTTATAAACAGGTAAAATCGACGCCAGAAAGAGACATTGCCCTTATCTTAGGCACTAGCAAATATATTGGCAGAACGCGCAACCCTTACTACACCTATCGTATAGACGCAGCCATTGAGCTTTATAAACAAAACAAAGTGCGCGGATTTCTATTAAGCGGCGATAACGCCCATCGCTCATACAATGAGCCTTGGACGATGAAGCGTGATCTGCTTGCGGCAGGTATTCCTGAACAACAAATCTTCTTAGATTACGCCGGCTTTCGCACCTTAGATTCGGTGGTACGCGCTAAACAGATCTTTAATCTGGATGATTTTATTATCGTTACCCAGACTTTCCATTGTGACCGAGCGCTGTTTATCGCGAACTATTATGACGTGGATGCGGTGTGTTTAGGGGTGCCTTCTCCAATGCCTTCCTCTTGGTTTAATGTGCGTTTTAGAGAAGTGTTTGCTCGGACTAAAGCCATGCTCGACCTATACATCATCAATACACAACCTAAATTTTTGGGCCCGCAACAGCCTATTTTAGAAATGTTGCCCACCTACGATTATGGGCCAATCATGCCTAGATTTGTGCCTAAAGATAACGATTCTGACGACAACGAGGGGAATTGA
- the dhiT gene encoding type II toxin-antitoxin system toxin DhiT: protein MPEILRKLLGLRFAMYLLDDGAHNRPHIHVRYGEHQASIAIDDIELLAGYLPPKKLKTAEKYILEHQAALLIAWNGAIQGTSIRRVN from the coding sequence GTGCCTGAGATACTAAGGAAACTGCTAGGGTTACGCTTTGCAATGTATCTATTGGATGATGGGGCTCATAATCGACCACACATTCACGTTAGGTATGGCGAACATCAAGCTTCTATCGCTATCGATGATATAGAGCTACTTGCAGGCTATCTTCCTCCTAAAAAATTAAAAACAGCTGAGAAGTACATTCTAGAGCACCAAGCTGCATTATTGATCGCATGGAATGGCGCAATACAAGGTACATCTATTCGGAGAGTAAACTAA
- the cydC gene encoding heme ABC transporter ATP-binding protein/permease CydC, translated as MRELLPYLKLYKKHWFGLSLGMILGFLTLFASIGLLTLSGWFLSAAAVAGLTIARETFNYMLPGGAVRGFAMGRTAGRWGERVVSHNATFKLLTDLRVYFYQKLTPLIPGRIGVLRDADLLNRLIADVSAMDHVYLRLVSPVILSILGIFCLSGFLIWFDRDIGLTLGVILMILVLVWPVLFYKLGKGNGHKLTQNRADLRIRALDWIEGHNELLLFGAEKRYREKIDQAQMALMSNQAINAHITGLANALLLMASGFTLILILWMSADGVGAAGPSPLIALVVFATLASVELLMPIAGAFQYLGQTLASARRLNEVIGAEPEVQFANYSEPRARFDQDDAIQFNNISFGYTDEQHSPLAVKELSLNIAKGDKVAILGKTGSGKSTLIQLLTRYWDVKQGQIHVAGQPLTSLSESELRSLISVVSQRVDILNGTLRDNLLIAKPDATDKELATTLSNVGLEYLMQEPGLGQWLGDGGRQLSGGEKRRIGIARGILHNAPILLLDEPTEGLDRSTESQIMTLLEQHYQDKTVIFVTHRLVGLSQMDNIVILEQGEIVEQGQYNALLKQQGRFYQLHQSL; from the coding sequence ATGCGTGAGTTACTGCCCTACCTTAAACTTTATAAAAAACATTGGTTTGGCCTATCGCTAGGTATGATCTTGGGTTTTCTAACCCTATTTGCGTCCATTGGTCTATTAACGCTATCTGGTTGGTTCTTATCGGCGGCGGCTGTGGCAGGACTGACGATTGCTCGCGAAACCTTTAACTATATGTTGCCGGGCGGCGCCGTAAGAGGCTTTGCCATGGGACGCACCGCGGGTCGTTGGGGTGAACGTGTAGTCTCGCACAACGCGACCTTTAAATTGCTTACCGATTTACGTGTGTACTTTTACCAAAAACTTACGCCATTGATCCCCGGTCGTATTGGCGTACTTCGAGATGCAGATCTGTTAAACCGCTTAATTGCAGACGTTTCAGCAATGGATCACGTTTATCTGCGCTTAGTGAGCCCAGTGATTCTGAGCATTTTGGGAATCTTCTGTTTATCAGGCTTCCTGATTTGGTTTGATCGTGACATTGGCCTAACGCTTGGCGTGATACTCATGATCTTAGTCTTGGTGTGGCCGGTATTGTTTTACAAGCTTGGTAAAGGCAACGGTCATAAACTGACGCAAAACCGCGCCGATCTGCGCATTCGCGCCCTAGATTGGATTGAAGGGCACAATGAACTGCTGTTATTTGGCGCAGAAAAACGTTACCGCGAGAAAATAGATCAAGCTCAAATGGCACTGATGAGTAATCAAGCCATCAATGCGCACATTACAGGTCTTGCCAATGCCCTGCTGTTAATGGCCAGTGGCTTTACCCTAATTTTAATCCTATGGATGTCAGCTGATGGCGTCGGCGCTGCAGGGCCAAGTCCATTAATTGCCTTAGTGGTATTTGCCACACTGGCGAGTGTTGAATTACTAATGCCTATTGCCGGTGCTTTCCAATACTTAGGGCAAACTCTTGCCTCTGCTAGACGCCTTAACGAGGTAATTGGCGCTGAGCCAGAAGTGCAATTTGCCAACTACTCTGAGCCTCGCGCTCGCTTTGATCAAGACGATGCCATTCAATTTAACAATATCTCGTTTGGTTATACCGATGAACAGCACTCTCCTTTAGCGGTCAAAGAGCTGTCTCTAAACATTGCCAAAGGCGATAAAGTGGCTATTTTAGGTAAAACTGGCAGTGGTAAATCAACGTTAATTCAATTACTTACTCGCTACTGGGATGTGAAGCAAGGGCAAATCCATGTTGCCGGACAACCGTTAACTTCACTATCAGAATCCGAGTTGCGCAGTCTTATCTCTGTAGTGAGCCAACGAGTCGATATTTTAAACGGCACCTTGCGCGATAACCTATTAATCGCAAAACCTGACGCGACTGATAAAGAATTGGCAACCACATTATCAAACGTTGGACTTGAGTACTTAATGCAAGAGCCTGGGCTTGGACAATGGTTAGGTGATGGCGGTCGTCAACTGTCTGGCGGTGAGAAACGCCGCATTGGTATTGCGCGCGGCATATTGCACAACGCCCCTATCCTATTGTTAGACGAACCCACAGAAGGCTTAGATCGTTCAACAGAGTCACAAATCATGACTTTGTTAGAGCAGCACTATCAAGATAAGACGGTGATTTTTGTGACACACCGTTTAGTCGGCCTAAGTCAAATGGATAACATTGTGATTCTTGAGCAAGGCGAAATTGTTGAACAAGGGCAATATAACGCCCTGTTGAAACAGCAAGGTCGTTTTTATCAGTTACATCAGTCCCTATAA
- the cydD gene encoding heme ABC transporter permease/ATP-binding protein CydD, which yields MDKKTQSELSRWLKQQSKLAKRWLTLTVVAGVASAITLIVQASLIAQILHSLIISHQNKSELIPLFVGLGATVVVRSLLAWVREIAGYRSGEQIRVYIRGLIIDKMRRLGPAHIKGKTAGAWGTMLIEQVEEMQDFFAKYLPQMALATLVPLMILVVVFPQNWLAGLIFLLTAPLIPFFMALVGKRAADANRKNFKALQRLSGHFYDRLQAMTTIRLFDRAADEKEQLHAASEVFRERTMSVLKIAFLSSAVLEFFTSISIALTAVYFGFTFIGELNFGHYGTSVTLFTGLFILILAPEFYQPLRDLGTFYHAKQQAIGAAESIVEFLNIEEPEQKQQNLQAIDKQSHCIIEARDLVVTSAEGKVLVGPISFTLQNGQKTALVGPSGAGKTSLMNALLGFLPYQGSLQVNGIELAEADLDSYRGLVSWVGQNPLLVHGTIADNLNLAQKPFTEQELQQKIKQAHADEFIDRLGLEHPISDRSGGLSVGQAQRIALARALLQDGQFWLLDEPTASLDARSESLINQSLQSALVDKTALMVTHQLNNLQMMDQIFVLESGKLTQQGTFAELQHQGTFEKMLNQQQQGLGGDIDA from the coding sequence ATGGATAAGAAAACGCAAAGCGAGTTAAGCCGATGGCTAAAACAGCAAAGTAAACTGGCAAAGCGATGGCTAACCCTCACTGTGGTGGCCGGCGTCGCCTCGGCAATAACCTTGATTGTTCAAGCGTCATTGATTGCGCAAATTCTGCATAGTTTGATCATTAGCCATCAAAATAAATCAGAACTCATCCCCCTATTTGTTGGCCTTGGCGCAACCGTTGTGGTGCGCAGTCTATTGGCATGGGTACGAGAAATCGCTGGCTACCGTAGCGGTGAGCAAATTCGCGTTTATATCCGTGGCCTTATCATTGATAAAATGCGCCGTTTAGGCCCTGCACACATTAAAGGCAAAACTGCCGGTGCTTGGGGCACTATGCTGATTGAGCAAGTGGAAGAGATGCAAGATTTCTTCGCTAAATACCTACCGCAAATGGCGCTGGCAACACTAGTCCCGTTGATGATTTTGGTGGTGGTATTCCCACAAAACTGGCTTGCAGGCCTTATTTTCTTACTGACTGCGCCTCTTATTCCTTTTTTCATGGCTTTAGTGGGCAAACGCGCCGCTGATGCTAACCGCAAAAACTTCAAAGCCTTGCAACGCCTATCCGGGCATTTCTATGACCGACTGCAAGCAATGACCACCATTCGCTTGTTTGATAGAGCTGCAGACGAAAAAGAGCAGTTACACGCCGCATCGGAAGTCTTTCGCGAACGCACTATGAGCGTGTTAAAAATTGCCTTTTTATCGTCAGCGGTATTGGAATTTTTCACTTCAATTTCTATCGCCTTAACTGCGGTGTACTTTGGTTTTACCTTTATCGGTGAGCTGAACTTTGGTCACTACGGTACTAGCGTTACCTTATTTACCGGTCTGTTTATCTTAATTCTGGCCCCTGAGTTTTATCAGCCACTGCGCGACTTAGGCACTTTCTATCATGCCAAACAACAAGCGATTGGCGCAGCTGAAAGCATTGTTGAATTTTTGAATATCGAAGAGCCAGAGCAAAAACAGCAGAACCTGCAAGCAATTGATAAACAATCACACTGCATTATTGAAGCGCGCGATCTAGTGGTCACAAGCGCTGAAGGCAAAGTATTGGTTGGCCCGATTAGCTTTACCTTACAAAACGGTCAGAAAACGGCACTGGTTGGCCCAAGTGGCGCAGGTAAAACCTCGCTCATGAATGCCCTACTTGGCTTTTTACCTTATCAAGGTAGCTTACAGGTCAATGGCATTGAGCTTGCCGAGGCGGATTTAGATAGCTATCGCGGCTTAGTCAGCTGGGTGGGACAAAACCCATTGCTAGTACACGGCACCATTGCCGATAACCTGAATCTGGCGCAAAAACCCTTTACTGAGCAAGAACTGCAACAGAAAATCAAACAAGCGCATGCCGATGAGTTCATCGATAGATTGGGCCTTGAACACCCTATCTCGGATCGCTCAGGCGGATTGTCTGTGGGTCAAGCGCAACGTATTGCCCTTGCTCGCGCATTATTGCAAGACGGTCAATTCTGGCTTCTCGATGAACCAACCGCCAGTTTAGACGCACGCAGTGAATCATTGATTAACCAAAGCCTACAAAGCGCTTTGGTGGACAAAACGGCACTGATGGTGACTCACCAATTGAACAACTTACAAATGATGGATCAAATCTTCGTTTTAGAAAGTGGCAAGCTCACCCAGCAAGGCACTTTTGCAGAGTTACAACATCAAGGCACCTTCGAGAAAATGTTAAATCAGCAACAACAAGGATTGGGAGGCGATATCGATGCGTGA